The proteins below come from a single Amphiura filiformis chromosome 15, Afil_fr2py, whole genome shotgun sequence genomic window:
- the LOC140171015 gene encoding leucine-rich repeat serine/threonine-protein kinase 1-like — protein sequence MTDLQTQAQGAASALLDNVRDRDAKDTSMFLDSLPSEVKEIIFLGGTHGSPYNAPDGVNELIPVACEKGDLELLDLLLSVGVDPKLRGAKYAEHVLHPDLSKYFVVIILILGSPIELATLHDHKHLVDKLISVNPDLIKDPSGVKACLSKACETKNPDMVELWLGYLNSLYSEKTTQGGAHSPDINVDPQSFGQDLAGHRLQGDSFYITKDTVKYAGDVLTHVLEVWVEDEQVDASGTMKLAAKWDHKHLYTFEQHWLELPRYTDGLVRIDLSHNALSTLPRIILWGLPWLETLTLTNNKINKLPAPASLDQVKKSSLKIISVSHNRLKDVPSELFLLPTLEELHLNHNQINTIKPAHIELRMGKQGLAVPAWNCPNLRELNLSNNQLSEIPSDIRGATKMVRLDLSHNRLLVMPSPWYCPLECLLLKDNQLDDMPDMSPFWHQCLRTLHISQNKFTKIPLPVCYLSALESLDLSGNAIKQLPAVMEWQTATLKRLDLSNNNLLHYDSQRRQEPVKTPSKQSIFKKFSSVERQDPPSLDKRQSNFFAELDDLHGTVNFPRSFNSTLNVLDLSFNKLEAVPQSVCDMKALQALDLRGNSDLTRLPSELCLLTDLYSLKVDPGQIKDPPEVDNIVTNMKLPSRKIQKVLRDRMFNCQPYRGVKLMIVGPEKTGKTTLMTSLTGKDWPQENKGVNVIDWILPRNSTDDRRRSRGSSTTSFMGSARLRRLVSTQSLPDDEINFTVWDLKGGDNYALIHQTLFTPHALYLLVWDIGDREAGIEKLRPWLLNIQSRAPQSVIITVGTHLDQLLEYKEQTLEGLHEVIQEKFPDLQDKYLEVAAVNANGEGVEDLKQLIYDTALDMRFRQVHGPIKETESLVGRKVPDVFHVLKERLSKELAARQAAKPPIPPLMTEDELGNIIRESPTKQIQSAEQLEEAVAFLQDSGSLIHVSDHTYRLTNVYFLDPAWLCSVLYAVVQLHDDYYLQDGIVPKSRLQELCQKCGFGQQRLEEYLQLLMRFEIVLPIGLNRYLVPSLLPKGRPVFDRTAKSVYKHALMRWYRMSHIPPGFWSRLVARLMVNVKNMDAKKTIKRRSSSLRRFSDEGSLHLRQANSAVWQEGMHVYHDGGQIQIEPMRFPDRRPGIRITIRDKRGVFTPMGFVVDHVETLLSEWYPGLEESRFDGTTHVQRLIPCPVCLEMIRNRTGTDDRINEFDSIKVFPLEDVAIAAVMDEQNEMECDMHKETLVPLRALVPDLYLVDLGIKILDTDKLIVGRKLGSGGFGEVFKAEYEGKQVAVKRLMKGRKRHSQQSCEDVADTLDDSHHSVNDEAAMLQVINTFPKLRGEVAVMSRLKHPCIMGLIGASVNKLLFAMEFAPQGDLASELHLQYVCSRPAFVCDVVVKNTLLPQLITYKIALQVLSAITYLHNSRIIHTDLKTDNILLFSIDPKEAINVKLADYGISHNLDAGGVRGEAGFHAFSAPEILKGKAFDEKVDMFSFGMLLYHIISGVLPFHDLQNSVETKAAVTSGVRPSLQFKEYSMLPRFFHLENLMTSCWQDSPDARPHAKQALRSMRGASFLCLRNVLQLESDSEVCLYGSALDDSNQDRTQYRMWLWRGHDDRRSFIEFNVEHSEDSDVVSNEWPGPKVRCAVQVDDLHIHGNTDANAESSVNVFAMTSGNGNEFSLAHQAELVVPSEIVSMCYVTHTQQKSDDPFGYLFAGLQDGTVIIFVHQSSVEDPTTDWNQFEIMKLGNKKVCTSMQHVPEKNEVWIGCGNTIRIISVPGMTLDPEVIRPNADQESSVQGFALKNEFIWCFVQGSPVVMQYSVSSRKLVDTIDCGNVVMSKGEVLSMRDTLSGEFSNAGGVINGSGEQAQGGGPEGGDRNDNTIYEEQTDDMGGIPDAKTVHQSKQTATLPPRKREEINRPTDERRRLGVSVGHVFDNDNQPKSAVVAKIHSIEVVKDTLWIGRDLGDVLVVSIEENQGYQCGQVVAILSLTGMLASPVNHLYRVGSDRVVVCQEIVGESGLFKHHVLVWKSWGTEEFKQFDDVHNSLESAVKKAAR from the exons ATGACAGATCTGCAAACGCAAGCACAAG GTGCCGCCAGTGCACTACTGGACAATGTCAGGGACAGAGATGCAAAAGACACATCTATGTTCTTAGATTCACTGCCAAGTGAAGTCAAAGAGATCATCTTTCTAGGAGGAACTCACGGGAGCCCATATAATGCTCCAGATGGAGTCAATGAATTGATACCTGTCGCCTGTGAAAAGGGCGATTTAGAATTGCTAGATTTACTACTAAGTGTTGGAGTGGATCCTAAATTACGAGGGGCAAAA TATGCGGAGCACGTATTACACCCTGATTTAAGcaaatattttgttgttattatcTTGATATTAGGAAGTCCCATCGAATTGGCAACTCTTCATGATCATAAACACCTCGTGGACAAGTTAATATCAGTCAATCCAG ATTTGATCAAAGATCCCAGTGGGGTGAAAGCATGTCTAAGTAAAGCCTGTGAAACCAAGAACCCAGATATGGTGGAGTTATGGTTGGGATATTTAAACAGTCTATACAGCGAAAAAACAACTCAAGGTGGTGCACACTCTCCGGATATCAATGTAGATCCACAGAGTTTTGGACAAG ACTTAGCAGGGCATCGACTCCAAGGAGATTCCTTCTATATCACCAAGGATACGGTGAAATATGCTGGTGATGTATTGACTCATGTACTAGAAGTATGGGTAGAAGATGAACAGGTCGATGCATCCGGAACCATG AAACTTGCTGCAAAATGGGACCACAAGCATCTGTACACATTTGAGCAGCATTGGTTGGAACTTCCGCGCTACACTGATGGCCTAGTACGCATTGacctatcccacaatgcattgagCACATTACCTAGGATTATATTGTGGGGTTTACCATGGTTAGAAACACTGACGCTAACAAACAATAAGATCAACAAGCTACCAGCACCCGCTTCTCTTGATCAAGTCAAGAAATCAAG CTTGAAGATAATATCGGTATCGCATAATCGGTTGAAGGACGTGCCATCGGAATTATTTCTTCTACCAACTCTTGAAGAACTCCACTTGAATCACAACCAGATAAATACTATCAAACCAGCTCATATCGAACTCAGGATGGGAAAGCAAG GTTTAGCCGTGCCTGCATGGAACTGCCCAAATCTTCGGGAACTTAACCTAAGTAATAACCAACTCTCGGAAATACCATCGGATATAAGGGGAGCTACCAAGATGGTCCGATTGGATTTGTCTCACAACAGACTCCTGGTGATGCCGTCCCCTTGGTACTGCCCATTG GAATGCCTCTTGTTGAAAGACAACCAACTAGATGACATGCCAGATATGAGTCCATTCTGGCATCAGTGTCTGAGGACTCTTCATATCTCGCAGAACAAGTTCACCAAGATAccattaccagtgtgttatctgTCGGCATTAGAAAGCTTGGATCTTAGTGGGAATGCGATCAAGCAGCTACCTGCGGTGATGGAGTGGCAGACGGCGACCCTCAAACGATTGGATTTATCCAATAACAACCTCTTGCACTACGACTCACAAAGAAG acAAGAACCAGTGAAGACACCATCGAAACAAAGTATCTTTAAGAAGTTCTCATCAGTAGAGCGACAAGATCCACCGTCACTTGACAAAAGACAGAGCAATTTCTTTGCTGAACTCGACGATCTCCATGGCACTGTGAACTTCCCGCGCTCATTCAACAGTACGCTGAACGTTCTGGATCTGAGCTTTAACAAGTTGGAAGCTGTACCACAATCGGTGTGTGACATGAAGGCACTCCAGGCACTTGACCTTAGAGG CAATTCCGACCTCACACGTCTTCCATCGGAGCTGTGTCTGCTCACAGATTTGTACAGTCTCAAAGTTGATCCAGGACAGATCAAAGATCCACCCGAAGTCGACAATATTGTCACCAATATGAAGCTGCCCTCCAGGAAGATACAGAAAGTCTTACGGGATAGAATGTTTAATTGTCAGCCGTATAGAGGAGTAAAACTCATGATAGTTGGCCCTGAG AAAACGGGAAAGACCACACTAATGACAAGTTTGACGGGGAAGGATTGGCCACAGGAAAACAAAGGCGTTAATGTGATCGATTGGATTCTTCCGAGGAATTCCACAGATGACCGCAGACGGAGTCGTGGGTCCAGCACCACTAGTTTTATGGGGAGTGCAAGACTACGTCGATTGGTATCAACACAGTCGCTG CCTGATGACGAAATAAATTTCACAGTATGGGATCTGAAAGGTGGAGACAACTACGCCCTCATACATCAGACACTCTTCACACCACACGCCTTGTATTTGTTAGTATGGGATATAGGAGACCGGGAAGCTGGCATTGAAAAACTACGACCATGGCTACTGAACATTCAA TCCAGAGCACCACAAAGTGTGATCATCACTGTTGGAACGCATCTAGATCAGCTATTAGAATATAAAGAGCAGACACTGGAAGGTTTACATGAGGTCATCCAAGAGAAGTTTCCAGACCTGCAAGACAAGTATCTGGAGGTTGCAGCTGTGAACGCCAATGGTGAAGGAGTAGAGGATCTCAAACAGTTGATATATGACACGGCATTAGATATGAGGTTTCGTCAGGTGCATGGACCAATTAAAGAAACTGAGTCACTTGTTGGTCGAAAG GTACCCGACGTCTTTCACGTTCTCAAAGAGCGATTGTCCAAAGAGTTAGCGGCTCGCCAGGCCGCAAAGCCACCCATTCCGCCATTGATGACAGAGGATGAATTAGGCAATATCATCCGGGAATCGCCAACAAAACAGATTCAATCTGCAGAACAACTAGAAGAAG CTGTGGCATTTTTGCAAGACTCTGGCAGTCTTATCCACGTGAGTGACCACACGTATCGCTTGACCAACGTCTACTTCCTTGACCCCGCATGGCTCTGTAGCGTGTTGTATGCAGTTGTCCAGCTGCACGATGACTATTACTTGCAGGATGGTATCGTACCTAAATCGCGGCTGCAAGAGTTGTGTCAGAAGTGTGGCTTTGGACAGCAGAGACTGGAAGAGTATCTGCAGCTGTTGATGCGATTTGAAATAGTGCTTCCTATTGGGCTGAACAG GTATCTAGTCCCGTCACTGCTACCTAAAGGCCGTCCAGTGTTTGACCGTACTGCAAAGAGTGTCTACAAGCACGCCTTGATGAGATGGTATAGGATGTCGCATATACCACCTGGATTCTGGAGCAGGCTTGTGGCTAGGCTCATGGTTAATGTCAAGAATATGGACGCCAAAAAGACCATTAAGAGAAGAAGTTCGTCTCTCAGGAGATTTAG TGATGAAGGGAGCCTGCATCTCAGACAAGCTAACAGTGCCGTATGGCAAGAAGGAATGCATGTGTACCACGACGGTGGACAAATTCAAATCGAGCCCATGCGCTTTCCAGATCGTCGCCCTGGAATTAGGATAACAATCCGAGATAAACGAGGCGTATTTACACCAATGGGGTTTGTTGTCGACCACGTGGAGACACTACTCAGTGAATGGTACCCTG GGTTGGAGGAGTCCCGTTTCGATGGAACAACCCACGTTCAACGCCTCATCCCATGCCCTGTCTGTCTGGAGATGATCCGCAACAGAACCGGCACAGACGATCGCATCAACGAATTCGATTCCATCAAAGTCTTTCCTCTAGAAGATGTGGCCATCGCAGCAGTTATGGACGAGCAGAATGAAATGGAGTGTGATATGCACAAAGAAACATTGGTTCCGCTTAGAGCGCTAGTCCCCGATTTATACCTAGTCGATTTGGGCATCAAAATTCTGGACACAGATAAGCTTATCGTGGGACGAAAACTAGGAAGTGGGGGATTTGGAGAGGTATTCAAAGCAGAGTATGAAGGAAAACAAGTTGCTGTGAAGAGGTTGATGAAAGGTCGCAAACGGCACTCTCAGCAATCATGTGAAGACGTGGCAGATACGCTGGATGATTCCCATCATTCTGTCAATGACGAAGCTGCGATGCTGCAAGTGATCAACACTTTCCCGAAGCTACGAGGAGAAGTTGCCGTTATGTCACGCCTGAAGCATCCGTGTATTATGGGACTGATTGGTGCCTCGGTGAACAAGTTGTTGTTCGCTATGGAGTTTGCCCCACAGGGTGACTTGGCGTCTGAGCTACACTTGCAGTACGTGTGCAGCAGACCCGCTTTTGTCTGTGATGTAGTCGTGAAGAACACCCTGCTGCCTCAGTTGATTACGTACAAGATTGCTCTGCAGGTGTTATCGGCAATCACATATCTGCACAACTCACGGATTATTCACACAGATCTGAAGACGGATAACATACTGCTGTTCTCTATTGATCCAAAAGAGGCCATCAATGTGAAGTTAGCAGATTATGGGATATCGCACAATTTGGATGCAGGTGGTGTGCGGGGAGAGGCCGGATTCCATGCGTTCTCAGCTCCTGAGATACTGAAAGGGAAGGCGTTTGATGAAAAG GTCGACATGTTTTCATTCGGCATGCTGCTCTACCATATCATAAGTGGCGTTCTACCATTCCACGATCTACAAAACAGCGTGGAAACCAAAGCAGCCGTGACATCGGGCGTCCGACCTAGCCTTCAATTCAAGGAGTACTCCATGTTGCCTCGCTTCTTCCACCTGGAAAATTTAATGACGTCTTGTTGGCAAGATAGTCCTGATGCTCGGCCGCATGCCAAGCAAGCGTTGCGCTCTATGCGAGGTGCCAGTTTCTTGTGCCTCCGGAATGTACTGCAGTTGGAGAGCGACTCTGAAGTCTGTTTGTATGGGAGTGCATTGGATGATAGCAACCAG GATCGAACACAGTACAGGATGTGGCTGTGGAGGGGTCACGATGACAGGCGTTCCTTCATTGAATTCAACGTAGAACACTCTGAAGATTCTGACGTGGTGTCCAATGAATGGCCCGGACCAAAGGTCAGATGCGCGGTTCAAGTCGATGACCTTCATATCCACGGAAATACAGACGCGAATGCG GAGAGCTCTGTGAACGTGTTTGCAATGACATCAGGCAATGGCAACGAATTTTCGCTTGCTCATCAGGCCGAACTGGTTGTACCTTCTGAAATCGTCTCTATGTGTTACGTGACCCATACGCaacag AAGTCTGACGATCCATTTGGTTACCTTTTTGCTGGTTTGCAAGATGGCACAGTCATCATATTCGTACACCAATCGTCAGTAGAGGATCCTACAACCGACTGGAACCAATTTGAGATCATGAAGCTTGGCAACAAGAAAGTGTGCACTTCTATGCAACATGTCCCAGAGAAGAACGAAGTATGGATAGGGTGTGGCAACACCATACGGATCATTAGCGTACCGGGTATGACACTTGACCCGGAAGTGATTAGGCCTAATGCTGACCAGGAGTCTAGCGTGCAGGGTTTTGCTCTTAAGAATGAATTTATATGGTGTTTTGTGCAGGGTTCTCCAGTCGTGATGCAGTATAGCGTATCGAGCAGAAAGCTGGTTGATACCATTGATTGTGGGAATGTGGTGATGTCCAAAGGCGAAGTCCTCTCAATGCGCGATACTCTGTCAGGCGAATTTAGCAATGCAGGTGGGGTGATAAACGGATCAGGGGAACAAGCGCAAGGCGGGGGTCCCGAGGGTGGGGATAGAAATGATAACACTATCTATGAGGAGCAAACGGATGACATGGGTGGCATTCCAGATGCGAAGACTGTTCACCAGTCGAAACAAACAGCGACCCTTCCTCCGCGTAAACGCGAAGaaatcaataggcctacagaTGAAAGGCGGCGCTTGGGCGTATCGGTTGGTCATGTGTTCGACAACGATAACCAACCGAAGTCTGCAGTGGTAGCTAAGATTCACTCTATAGAAGTGGTGAAAGATACGCTGTGGATTGGGAGAGATTTAGGGGATGTTTTGGTTGTGAGTATAGAGGAGAATCAGGGTTACCAGTGCGGGCAGGTTGTGGCGATACTATCCTTGACCGGGATGCTCGCGAGTCCAGTCAATCACCTTTACAGGGTGGGTTCAGACAGGGTGGTGGTTTGCCAAGAGATTGTCGGCGAGTCGGGGCTTTTCAAACACCACGTGCTTGTGTGGAAGAGTTGGGGTACTGAAGAGTTTAAACAGTTCGATGACGTTCACAACTCACT